Proteins from one Phocoena sinus isolate mPhoSin1 chromosome 8, mPhoSin1.pri, whole genome shotgun sequence genomic window:
- the PITPNM1 gene encoding membrane-associated phosphatidylinositol transfer protein 1 isoform X1, which produces MLIKEYHIVLPMSLDEYQVAQLYMIQKKSREESSGEGSGVEILANRPYTDGPGGSGQYTHKVYHVGSHIPGWFRALLPKAALQVEEESWNAYPYTRTRYTCPFVEKFSIEIETYYLPDGGQQPNVFNLSGAERRQRILDTIDIVRDAVAPGEYKAEEDPRLYRSAKTGRGPLADDWARTTAQTGPLMCAYKLCKVEFRYWGMQAKIEQFIHDVGLRRVMLRAHRQAWCWQDEWTELSMADIRALEEETARMLAQRMAKCNTGSEGPEAQPPGKPSAEARAGASRAGTPDGPEVPPGPDASPDASFSKQWSSSSRSSYSSQHGGGVSPQTLSEWRMQNIARDSENSSEEEFFDAHEGFSDSDEVFPKEMTKWNSNDFIDAFACPMEAEGAPDPGTESTKDIGDGARAPRDPEGPDGAGDLGAETCAVHALFLILHSGNILDSGPGDTSSKQADVQTLSLAFEAVTRVHFPEALGHVALRLVPCPPICTAAYALVSNLSPYSHDGDSLSRSQDHIPLAALPLLATSSSRYQGAVATVIARTNQAYAAFLRSSEGVGFCGQVVLIGDGVGGILGFDALCHSASAGTGSRSSSRRGSTNNELLSPEVGPVRDPLADGVEGLGRASPEPSVLPAQHTHSDMASPEPEGSQNSLQTVPSATSSGEPRRASTASCPPAAASEVPDGLTSATRLDFKVSGFFLFGSPLGLVLALRKTVMPTLEVAQMRPACEQIYNLFHAADPCASRLEPLLAPKFQAIAPLAVPRYQKFPLGDGSSLLLADTLQTHSGLFLEELEMLVPSTPTSTSGAFWKGSELGSDLPAQPAAPSTTSEVVKILERWWGTKRIDYSLYCPEALTAFPTVSLPHLFHASYWESADVVAFILRQVMEKEQPELAECEEPSVYSPAFPREKWQRKRTQVKIRRPRLLQAERPSLSAGPPHQHLPHPCHLFAAGSRRLLPPERHFQPPRERHGGVRRPPPGAERALHVRALGRGHAHRREGGHLHHDAAAVRQVDPLWHRGHQQLGPPHLPGARGACAGYRRLPGAHGGQSLGRRGDHTYAECCLTVVARSTEAVVFSIDGSFTASVSIMGSDPKVRAGAVDVVRHWQDAGYLIVYVTGRPDMQKHRVVAWLSQHNFPHGVVSFCDGLTHDPLRQKAVFLQSLVQEVELNIVAGYGSPKDVAVYAALGLPPGQTYIVGRAVRKLQAQCQFLSDGYVAHLGQLEASSHPHAPVGPSRAALAKSSYGGAAPVDFLRKQSQLLRSRGPSQAEREGPGTPPTTLARGKARSISLKLDGEE; this is translated from the exons ATGCTCATCAAGGAGTACCACATTGTGCTGCCCATGAGCCTGGACGAGTACCAGGTGGCCCAGCTCTACATGATCCAG AAAAAGAGCCGCGAAGAGTCAAGTGGTGAGGGCAGTGGCGTGGAGATCCTGGCCAACCGGCCCTACACGGATGGGCCCGGTGGCAGTGGGCAGTACACACACAAGGTGTACCACGTGGGCTCCCACATCCCAGGCTGGTTCCGGGCACTGCTGCCCAAGGCCGCCCTCCAGGTGGAGGAGGAATCCTGGAATGCCTATCCCTACACCCGCACCCG GTACACCTGCCCCTTTGTGGAGAAATTCTCCATTGAAATAGAGACCTATTACCTGCCTGATGGGGGGCAGCAGCCGAATGTCTTCAACCTGAGTGGGGCTGAGCGGAGACAGCGCATCCTGG ATACCATCGACATCGTGCGGGATGCAGTGGCCCCAGGCGAGTACAAAGCGGAAGAAGACCCCCGGCTGTACCGCTCGGCCAAGACAGGCCGAGGACCGCTGGCTGATGACTGGGCACGCACAACAGCCCAGACGGGGCCCCTCATGTGCGCCTATAAGCTGTGCAAGGTTGAGTTCCGCTACTGGGGCATGCAGGCCAAGATCGAGCAGTTCATCCACGATGTCG GTCTGCGTCGGGTGATGCTGCGGGCCCACCGCCAGGCCTGGTGCTGGCAGGACGAGTGGACAGAGCTGAGCATGGCTGACATCCGGGCACTGGAGGAAGAGACCGCCCGCATGCTGGCACAGCGCATGGCCAAGTGCAACAcaggcagtgaggggcccgaggCCCAGCCCCCCGGGAAGCCAAGCGCTGAGGCCCGGGCTGGGGCCAGCCGTGCTGGCACCCCCGATGGGCCCGAGGTGCCCCCAGGCCCCGATGCCTCGCCTGATGCCAGCTTCAGCAAGCAGTGGTCCTCGTCCTCCCGTTCCTCCTACTCGTCCCAGCATGGAG GGGGCGTGTCTCCCCAGACTCTGTCCGAGTGGCGCATGCAGAACATCGCCCGAGACTCTGAGAACAGCTCTGAGGAGGAGTTCTTTGATGCCCACG AAGGTTTCTCGGACAGTGACGAGGTTTTCCCCAAGGAGATGACCAAGTGGAACTCCAATGACTTCATCGACGCCTTTGCCTGCCCCATGGAGGCAGAAGGGGCGCCAG ACCCTGGAACCGAGTCCACCAAAGATATCGGGGATGGGGCCCGAGCACCCAGGGACCCAGAA GGCCCGGATGGAGCGGGGGACCTGGGGGCGGAGACATGCGCAGTCCACGCCCTCTTCCTCATCCTGCACAGCGGCAACATCCTAGACTCGGGCCCTGGAGACACCAGCTCCAAACAGGCGGACGTGCAGACGCTAAGCCTGGCCTTCGAGGCCGTCACCCGCGTCCACTTCCCCGAGGCCCTGGGCCACGTGGCGCTGCGCCTGGTGCCCTGCCCACCCATCTGCACCGCTGCCTATGCCCTTGTCTCCAA CCTGAGCCCCTACAGCCATGACGGTGACAGCCTGTCCCGCTCCCAGGACCACATTCCACTGGCTGCCCTGCCGTTGCTGGCCACCTCATCCTCCCGATACCAGGGCGCTGTGGCCACGGTCATTGCCCGCACTAACCAGGCCTACGCCGCCTTCCTGCGCTCGTCTGAGGGTGTCGGCTTCTGCGGGCAG GTGGTGCTGATTGGGGATGGCGTCGGTGGAATCCTGGGCTTTGACGCACTCTGCCACAGTGCCAGCGCGGGCACTGGGAGCCGCAGCAGCAGCCGCCGAGGAAGCACG AACAATGAGCTGCTCTCCCCGGAGGTTGGCCCAGTGCGGGATCCCCTGGCAGATGGGGTGGAGGGACTGGGCCGGGCCAGCCCAGAGCCCTCAGTGCTGCCTGCCCAGCACACCCACAGCGACATGGCCAGTCCTGAGCCCGAGGGCTCTCAAAACAG cctGCAGACGGTCCCCTCAGCCACCTCCTCTGGGGAGCCCAGACGGGCAAGCACAGCCTCCTGTCCACCCGCTGCCGCCTCTGAGGTTCCTGATGGTCTCACCAGTGCCACCCGCCTTGACTTCAAGGTCTCCGGCTTCTTCCTCTTTGGCTCCCCTCTGGGCCTGGTGCTGGCTCTGCGGAAAACCGTGATGCCCACGTTGGAGG TGGCCCAGATGCGGCCAGCCTGTGAGCAGATCTACAACCTTTTCCATGCGGCCGACCCCTGCGCCTCCCGCCTTGAGCCCCTGCTGGCCCCCAAGTTCCAGGCCATCGCCCCACTGGCTGTGCCGCGCTACCAGAAGTTCCCCCTGGGAGACGGCTCATCCCTGCTGCTGG CTGACACTCTGCAGACCCACTCAGGCCTCTTTCTGGAGGAGCTGGAGATGTTGGTGCCCTCAACACCCACCTCTACCAGCGGAGCCTTCTGGAAGGGCAGTGAGCTAGGCAGTGATCTGCCAGCCCAGCCAGCTGCCCCCAGCACCACCAGTGAGGTGGTTAAGA TCCTGGAGCGCTGGTGGGGGACCAAGCGAATTGACTACTCGCTGTACTGCCCTGAGGCGCTCACCGCCTTCCCCACCGTCTCGCTGCCCCACCTCTTCCACGCCAGCTACTGGGAGTCGGCGGATGTGGTGGCCTTCATCCTGCGCCAG GTGATGGAGAAAGAGCAGCCAGAGCTGGCCGAGTGCGAGGAGCCGTCCGTCTACAGCCCGGCCTTCCCCAGGGAGAAGTGGCAGCGCAAACGCACCCAAGTCAAGATTCGG CGACCCCGCCTCCTCCAGGCCGAGCGCCCCAGTCTGAGCGCGGGTCCCCCTCACCAGCACCTCCCGCATCCCTGTCACCTCTTTGCTGCGGGCTCACGCCGTCTCCTTCCACCAGAACGTCACTTCCAACCACCGCGCGAGCGACACGGTGGTGTGCGAAGGCCGCCCCCAGGTGCTGAACGGGCGCTTCATGTACGGGCCCTTGGACGTGGTCACGCTCACCGGAGAGAAG GTGGACATCTACATCATGACGCAGCCGCTGTCAGGCAAGTGGATCCACTTTGGCACCGAGGTCACCAACAGCTCGGGCCGCCTCACCTTCCCGGTGCCCGTGGAGCGTGCGCTGGGTATCGGCGTTTACCCGGTGCGCATGGTGGTCAG TCCTTGGGCCGTAGGGGCGACCACACGTACGCTGAGTGCTGCCTGACGGTCGTGGCCCGCAGCACGGAGGCCGTGGTGTTCAGCATCGACGGCTCCTTCACCGCCAGCGTCTCCATCATGGGCAGCGACCCCAAGGTGCGCGCCGGCGCCGTGGACGTGGTCAG GCACTGGCAGGACGCGGGCTACCTGATCGTGTACGTAACGGGCCGGCCCGACATGCAGAAGCACCGCGTGGTGGCCTGGCTGTCACAGCACAACTTCCCCCACGGCGTAGTCTCCTTCTGCGATGGCCTCACCCACGACCCGCTGCGCCAGAAGGCGGTGTTTCTGCAGAGCCTGGTGCAGGAG GTGGAACTGAACATCGTGGCCGGCTATGGGTCCCCCAAAGACGTGGCCGTCTATGCGGCGCTGGGCCTACCCCCGGGCCAGACCTACATCGTGGGCCGCGCCGTGCGGAAGCTCCAGGCACAGTGCCAG TTCCTGTCAGATGGCTATGTGGCCCACTTGGGCCAACTGGAGGCCAGCTCCCACCCTCATGCCCCCGTGGGACCCTCGAGGGCCGCCCTGGCCAAGAGCAGCTATGGCGGGGCTGCCCCTGTGGACTTCCTCCGAAAACAGAGCCAGCTGCTTCGCTCGAGGGGCCCCAGCCAGGCAGAGCGGGAGGGCCCAGGGACGCCGCCCACCACCCTGGCACGAGGCAAGGCCCGAAGCATCAGCCTCAAGCTGGACGGCGAAGAGTGA
- the AIP gene encoding AH receptor-interacting protein isoform X2, with protein MTLKEQIQATFHYRTLRSDEEGTVLDDSRVCGKPMELIIGKKFKLPVWETIVRTMREGEISQFCCDVKHVVLYPLVAKSLRNIAAGKDPLEGQRHCCGIAQMHEHNSLGHADLDALQQKPQPLIFDIEMLKVENPGTYQQDPWAMTDEEKAKAVPVIHQEGNRLYREGRVKEAAAKYYDAIACLKNLQMKEQPGSPDWIQLDLQITPLLLNYCQCKLAAQEYYEVLDHCSSILNKYDDNVKAYFKRGKAHAAVWNAQEAQADFAKVLELDPALAPIVSRELRALEARIRQKDEEDRARFRGIFSH; from the exons ATGACCCTGAAGGAACAGATACAG GCCACGTTCCACTACCGGACTCTGCGCAGTGACGAGGAGGGCACCGTGCTGGACGACAGCCGGGTGTGCGGCAAGCCCATGGAGCTCATCATCGGCAAGAAGTTCAAGCTGCCCGTGTGGGAGACCATTGTGCGCACCATGCGGGAGGGCGAGATCTCTCAGTTCTGCTGCGACGTCAAG CATGTGGTCCTGTATCCGCTGGTGGCCAAGAGTCTACGCAACATTGCAGCTGGCAAAGACCCCCTGGAGGGCCAGCGGCACTGCTGCGGCATCGCCCAGATGCACGAGCACAATTCCCTGGGCCACGCCGATCTGGACGCCCTGCAGCAGAAGCCCCAGCCTCTCATCTTCGACATCGAGATGCTTAAG GTGGAGAACCCTGGCACGTACCAGCAGGACCCATGGGCGATGACGGATGAGGAGAAGGCAAAGGCAGTGCCGGTCATACACCAGGAGGGCAACCGGTTGTACCGCGAGGGCCGTGTGAAGGAGGCTGCCGCCAAGTACTACGACGCCATCGCCTGCCTCAAGAACCTTCAGATGAAG GAACAGCCTGGGTCCCCTGACTGGATCCAGCTGGATCTGCAGATCACACCACTGCTGCTCAACTACTGTCAGTGCAAGCTGGCGGCCCAGGAGTATTACGAGGTGCTGGACCACTGCTCCTCCATCCTCAACAAGTATGATG ACAACGTCAAGGCCTACTTCAAGCGGGGCAAGGCGCACGCGGCAGTGTGGAATGCCCAGGAGGCCCAGGCTGACTTTGCCAAGGTGCTGGAGCTGGACCCCGCCCTGGCGCCCATCGTGAGCCGTGAGCTGCGGGCCCTCGAGGCAAGAATCCGGCAGAAGGACGAGGAAGACAGGGCCCGCTTCCGGGGCATCTTTTCCCACTGA
- the PITPNM1 gene encoding membrane-associated phosphatidylinositol transfer protein 1 isoform X2, whose protein sequence is MLIKEYHIVLPMSLDEYQVAQLYMIQKKSREESSGEGSGVEILANRPYTDGPGGSGQYTHKVYHVGSHIPGWFRALLPKAALQVEEESWNAYPYTRTRYTCPFVEKFSIEIETYYLPDGGQQPNVFNLSGAERRQRILDTIDIVRDAVAPGEYKAEEDPRLYRSAKTGRGPLADDWARTTAQTGPLMCAYKLCKVEFRYWGMQAKIEQFIHDVGLRRVMLRAHRQAWCWQDEWTELSMADIRALEEETARMLAQRMAKCNTGSEGPEAQPPGKPSAEARAGASRAGTPDGPEVPPGPDASPDASFSKQWSSSSRSSYSSQHGGGVSPQTLSEWRMQNIARDSENSSEEEFFDAHEGFSDSDEVFPKEMTKWNSNDFIDAFACPMEAEGAPDPGTESTKDIGDGARAPRDPEGPDGAGDLGAETCAVHALFLILHSGNILDSGPGDTSSKQADVQTLSLAFEAVTRVHFPEALGHVALRLVPCPPICTAAYALVSNLSPYSHDGDSLSRSQDHIPLAALPLLATSSSRYQGAVATVIARTNQAYAAFLRSSEGVGFCGQVVLIGDGVGGILGFDALCHSASAGTGSRSSSRRGSTNNELLSPEVGPVRDPLADGVEGLGRASPEPSVLPAQHTHSDMASPEPEGSQNSLQTVPSATSSGEPRRASTASCPPAAASEVPDGLTSATRLDFKVSGFFLFGSPLGLVLALRKTVMPTLEVAQMRPACEQIYNLFHAADPCASRLEPLLAPKFQAIAPLAVPRYQKFPLGDGSSLLLADTLQTHSGLFLEELEMLVPSTPTSTSGAFWKGSELGSDLPAQPAAPSTTSEVVKILERWWGTKRIDYSLYCPEALTAFPTVSLPHLFHASYWESADVVAFILRQVMEKEQPELAECEEPSVYSPAFPREKWQRKRTQVKIRNVTSNHRASDTVVCEGRPQVLNGRFMYGPLDVVTLTGEKVDIYIMTQPLSGKWIHFGTEVTNSSGRLTFPVPVERALGIGVYPVRMVVRGDHTYAECCLTVVARSTEAVVFSIDGSFTASVSIMGSDPKVRAGAVDVVRHWQDAGYLIVYVTGRPDMQKHRVVAWLSQHNFPHGVVSFCDGLTHDPLRQKAVFLQSLVQEVELNIVAGYGSPKDVAVYAALGLPPGQTYIVGRAVRKLQAQCQFLSDGYVAHLGQLEASSHPHAPVGPSRAALAKSSYGGAAPVDFLRKQSQLLRSRGPSQAEREGPGTPPTTLARGKARSISLKLDGEE, encoded by the exons ATGCTCATCAAGGAGTACCACATTGTGCTGCCCATGAGCCTGGACGAGTACCAGGTGGCCCAGCTCTACATGATCCAG AAAAAGAGCCGCGAAGAGTCAAGTGGTGAGGGCAGTGGCGTGGAGATCCTGGCCAACCGGCCCTACACGGATGGGCCCGGTGGCAGTGGGCAGTACACACACAAGGTGTACCACGTGGGCTCCCACATCCCAGGCTGGTTCCGGGCACTGCTGCCCAAGGCCGCCCTCCAGGTGGAGGAGGAATCCTGGAATGCCTATCCCTACACCCGCACCCG GTACACCTGCCCCTTTGTGGAGAAATTCTCCATTGAAATAGAGACCTATTACCTGCCTGATGGGGGGCAGCAGCCGAATGTCTTCAACCTGAGTGGGGCTGAGCGGAGACAGCGCATCCTGG ATACCATCGACATCGTGCGGGATGCAGTGGCCCCAGGCGAGTACAAAGCGGAAGAAGACCCCCGGCTGTACCGCTCGGCCAAGACAGGCCGAGGACCGCTGGCTGATGACTGGGCACGCACAACAGCCCAGACGGGGCCCCTCATGTGCGCCTATAAGCTGTGCAAGGTTGAGTTCCGCTACTGGGGCATGCAGGCCAAGATCGAGCAGTTCATCCACGATGTCG GTCTGCGTCGGGTGATGCTGCGGGCCCACCGCCAGGCCTGGTGCTGGCAGGACGAGTGGACAGAGCTGAGCATGGCTGACATCCGGGCACTGGAGGAAGAGACCGCCCGCATGCTGGCACAGCGCATGGCCAAGTGCAACAcaggcagtgaggggcccgaggCCCAGCCCCCCGGGAAGCCAAGCGCTGAGGCCCGGGCTGGGGCCAGCCGTGCTGGCACCCCCGATGGGCCCGAGGTGCCCCCAGGCCCCGATGCCTCGCCTGATGCCAGCTTCAGCAAGCAGTGGTCCTCGTCCTCCCGTTCCTCCTACTCGTCCCAGCATGGAG GGGGCGTGTCTCCCCAGACTCTGTCCGAGTGGCGCATGCAGAACATCGCCCGAGACTCTGAGAACAGCTCTGAGGAGGAGTTCTTTGATGCCCACG AAGGTTTCTCGGACAGTGACGAGGTTTTCCCCAAGGAGATGACCAAGTGGAACTCCAATGACTTCATCGACGCCTTTGCCTGCCCCATGGAGGCAGAAGGGGCGCCAG ACCCTGGAACCGAGTCCACCAAAGATATCGGGGATGGGGCCCGAGCACCCAGGGACCCAGAA GGCCCGGATGGAGCGGGGGACCTGGGGGCGGAGACATGCGCAGTCCACGCCCTCTTCCTCATCCTGCACAGCGGCAACATCCTAGACTCGGGCCCTGGAGACACCAGCTCCAAACAGGCGGACGTGCAGACGCTAAGCCTGGCCTTCGAGGCCGTCACCCGCGTCCACTTCCCCGAGGCCCTGGGCCACGTGGCGCTGCGCCTGGTGCCCTGCCCACCCATCTGCACCGCTGCCTATGCCCTTGTCTCCAA CCTGAGCCCCTACAGCCATGACGGTGACAGCCTGTCCCGCTCCCAGGACCACATTCCACTGGCTGCCCTGCCGTTGCTGGCCACCTCATCCTCCCGATACCAGGGCGCTGTGGCCACGGTCATTGCCCGCACTAACCAGGCCTACGCCGCCTTCCTGCGCTCGTCTGAGGGTGTCGGCTTCTGCGGGCAG GTGGTGCTGATTGGGGATGGCGTCGGTGGAATCCTGGGCTTTGACGCACTCTGCCACAGTGCCAGCGCGGGCACTGGGAGCCGCAGCAGCAGCCGCCGAGGAAGCACG AACAATGAGCTGCTCTCCCCGGAGGTTGGCCCAGTGCGGGATCCCCTGGCAGATGGGGTGGAGGGACTGGGCCGGGCCAGCCCAGAGCCCTCAGTGCTGCCTGCCCAGCACACCCACAGCGACATGGCCAGTCCTGAGCCCGAGGGCTCTCAAAACAG cctGCAGACGGTCCCCTCAGCCACCTCCTCTGGGGAGCCCAGACGGGCAAGCACAGCCTCCTGTCCACCCGCTGCCGCCTCTGAGGTTCCTGATGGTCTCACCAGTGCCACCCGCCTTGACTTCAAGGTCTCCGGCTTCTTCCTCTTTGGCTCCCCTCTGGGCCTGGTGCTGGCTCTGCGGAAAACCGTGATGCCCACGTTGGAGG TGGCCCAGATGCGGCCAGCCTGTGAGCAGATCTACAACCTTTTCCATGCGGCCGACCCCTGCGCCTCCCGCCTTGAGCCCCTGCTGGCCCCCAAGTTCCAGGCCATCGCCCCACTGGCTGTGCCGCGCTACCAGAAGTTCCCCCTGGGAGACGGCTCATCCCTGCTGCTGG CTGACACTCTGCAGACCCACTCAGGCCTCTTTCTGGAGGAGCTGGAGATGTTGGTGCCCTCAACACCCACCTCTACCAGCGGAGCCTTCTGGAAGGGCAGTGAGCTAGGCAGTGATCTGCCAGCCCAGCCAGCTGCCCCCAGCACCACCAGTGAGGTGGTTAAGA TCCTGGAGCGCTGGTGGGGGACCAAGCGAATTGACTACTCGCTGTACTGCCCTGAGGCGCTCACCGCCTTCCCCACCGTCTCGCTGCCCCACCTCTTCCACGCCAGCTACTGGGAGTCGGCGGATGTGGTGGCCTTCATCCTGCGCCAG GTGATGGAGAAAGAGCAGCCAGAGCTGGCCGAGTGCGAGGAGCCGTCCGTCTACAGCCCGGCCTTCCCCAGGGAGAAGTGGCAGCGCAAACGCACCCAAGTCAAGATTCGG AACGTCACTTCCAACCACCGCGCGAGCGACACGGTGGTGTGCGAAGGCCGCCCCCAGGTGCTGAACGGGCGCTTCATGTACGGGCCCTTGGACGTGGTCACGCTCACCGGAGAGAAG GTGGACATCTACATCATGACGCAGCCGCTGTCAGGCAAGTGGATCCACTTTGGCACCGAGGTCACCAACAGCTCGGGCCGCCTCACCTTCCCGGTGCCCGTGGAGCGTGCGCTGGGTATCGGCGTTTACCCGGTGCGCATGGTGGTCAG GGGCGACCACACGTACGCTGAGTGCTGCCTGACGGTCGTGGCCCGCAGCACGGAGGCCGTGGTGTTCAGCATCGACGGCTCCTTCACCGCCAGCGTCTCCATCATGGGCAGCGACCCCAAGGTGCGCGCCGGCGCCGTGGACGTGGTCAG GCACTGGCAGGACGCGGGCTACCTGATCGTGTACGTAACGGGCCGGCCCGACATGCAGAAGCACCGCGTGGTGGCCTGGCTGTCACAGCACAACTTCCCCCACGGCGTAGTCTCCTTCTGCGATGGCCTCACCCACGACCCGCTGCGCCAGAAGGCGGTGTTTCTGCAGAGCCTGGTGCAGGAG GTGGAACTGAACATCGTGGCCGGCTATGGGTCCCCCAAAGACGTGGCCGTCTATGCGGCGCTGGGCCTACCCCCGGGCCAGACCTACATCGTGGGCCGCGCCGTGCGGAAGCTCCAGGCACAGTGCCAG TTCCTGTCAGATGGCTATGTGGCCCACTTGGGCCAACTGGAGGCCAGCTCCCACCCTCATGCCCCCGTGGGACCCTCGAGGGCCGCCCTGGCCAAGAGCAGCTATGGCGGGGCTGCCCCTGTGGACTTCCTCCGAAAACAGAGCCAGCTGCTTCGCTCGAGGGGCCCCAGCCAGGCAGAGCGGGAGGGCCCAGGGACGCCGCCCACCACCCTGGCACGAGGCAAGGCCCGAAGCATCAGCCTCAAGCTGGACGGCGAAGAGTGA
- the AIP gene encoding AH receptor-interacting protein isoform X1 translates to MADIIARLREDGIQKRVIEEGRGELPDFQDGTKATFHYRTLRSDEEGTVLDDSRVCGKPMELIIGKKFKLPVWETIVRTMREGEISQFCCDVKHVVLYPLVAKSLRNIAAGKDPLEGQRHCCGIAQMHEHNSLGHADLDALQQKPQPLIFDIEMLKVENPGTYQQDPWAMTDEEKAKAVPVIHQEGNRLYREGRVKEAAAKYYDAIACLKNLQMKEQPGSPDWIQLDLQITPLLLNYCQCKLAAQEYYEVLDHCSSILNKYDDNVKAYFKRGKAHAAVWNAQEAQADFAKVLELDPALAPIVSRELRALEARIRQKDEEDRARFRGIFSH, encoded by the exons ATGGCGGATATCATCGCAAGACTCCGGGAGGACGGGATCCAAAAGCGTGTGATAGAGGAGGGCCGAGGAGAGCTCCCTGACTTTCAGGATGGAACTAAG GCCACGTTCCACTACCGGACTCTGCGCAGTGACGAGGAGGGCACCGTGCTGGACGACAGCCGGGTGTGCGGCAAGCCCATGGAGCTCATCATCGGCAAGAAGTTCAAGCTGCCCGTGTGGGAGACCATTGTGCGCACCATGCGGGAGGGCGAGATCTCTCAGTTCTGCTGCGACGTCAAG CATGTGGTCCTGTATCCGCTGGTGGCCAAGAGTCTACGCAACATTGCAGCTGGCAAAGACCCCCTGGAGGGCCAGCGGCACTGCTGCGGCATCGCCCAGATGCACGAGCACAATTCCCTGGGCCACGCCGATCTGGACGCCCTGCAGCAGAAGCCCCAGCCTCTCATCTTCGACATCGAGATGCTTAAG GTGGAGAACCCTGGCACGTACCAGCAGGACCCATGGGCGATGACGGATGAGGAGAAGGCAAAGGCAGTGCCGGTCATACACCAGGAGGGCAACCGGTTGTACCGCGAGGGCCGTGTGAAGGAGGCTGCCGCCAAGTACTACGACGCCATCGCCTGCCTCAAGAACCTTCAGATGAAG GAACAGCCTGGGTCCCCTGACTGGATCCAGCTGGATCTGCAGATCACACCACTGCTGCTCAACTACTGTCAGTGCAAGCTGGCGGCCCAGGAGTATTACGAGGTGCTGGACCACTGCTCCTCCATCCTCAACAAGTATGATG ACAACGTCAAGGCCTACTTCAAGCGGGGCAAGGCGCACGCGGCAGTGTGGAATGCCCAGGAGGCCCAGGCTGACTTTGCCAAGGTGCTGGAGCTGGACCCCGCCCTGGCGCCCATCGTGAGCCGTGAGCTGCGGGCCCTCGAGGCAAGAATCCGGCAGAAGGACGAGGAAGACAGGGCCCGCTTCCGGGGCATCTTTTCCCACTGA
- the AIP gene encoding AH receptor-interacting protein isoform X3, with protein MADIIARLREDGIQKRVIEEGRGELPDFQDGTKATFHYRTLRSDEEGTVLDDSRVCGKPMELIIGKKFKLPVWETIVRTMREGEISQFCCDVKHVVLYPLVAKSLRNIAAGKDPLEGQRHCCGIAQMHEHNSLGHADLDALQQKPQPLIFDIEMLKVENPGTYQQDPWAMTDEEKAKAVPVIHQEGNRLYREGRVKEAAAKYYDAIACLKNLQMKEQPGSPDWIQLDLQITPLLLNYCQCKLAAQEYYEVLDHCSSILNKQRQGLLQAGQGARGSVECPGGPG; from the exons ATGGCGGATATCATCGCAAGACTCCGGGAGGACGGGATCCAAAAGCGTGTGATAGAGGAGGGCCGAGGAGAGCTCCCTGACTTTCAGGATGGAACTAAG GCCACGTTCCACTACCGGACTCTGCGCAGTGACGAGGAGGGCACCGTGCTGGACGACAGCCGGGTGTGCGGCAAGCCCATGGAGCTCATCATCGGCAAGAAGTTCAAGCTGCCCGTGTGGGAGACCATTGTGCGCACCATGCGGGAGGGCGAGATCTCTCAGTTCTGCTGCGACGTCAAG CATGTGGTCCTGTATCCGCTGGTGGCCAAGAGTCTACGCAACATTGCAGCTGGCAAAGACCCCCTGGAGGGCCAGCGGCACTGCTGCGGCATCGCCCAGATGCACGAGCACAATTCCCTGGGCCACGCCGATCTGGACGCCCTGCAGCAGAAGCCCCAGCCTCTCATCTTCGACATCGAGATGCTTAAG GTGGAGAACCCTGGCACGTACCAGCAGGACCCATGGGCGATGACGGATGAGGAGAAGGCAAAGGCAGTGCCGGTCATACACCAGGAGGGCAACCGGTTGTACCGCGAGGGCCGTGTGAAGGAGGCTGCCGCCAAGTACTACGACGCCATCGCCTGCCTCAAGAACCTTCAGATGAAG GAACAGCCTGGGTCCCCTGACTGGATCCAGCTGGATCTGCAGATCACACCACTGCTGCTCAACTACTGTCAGTGCAAGCTGGCGGCCCAGGAGTATTACGAGGTGCTGGACCACTGCTCCTCCATCCTCAACAA ACAACGTCAAGGCCTACTTCAAGCGGGGCAAGGCGCACGCGGCAGTGTGGAATGCCCAGGAGGCCCAGGCTGA